In one window of Brassica rapa cultivar Chiifu-401-42 chromosome A07, CAAS_Brap_v3.01, whole genome shotgun sequence DNA:
- the LOC103845921 gene encoding aspartyl protease family protein 1 — translation MVLYSSCRIMLVGLIIIVISSWVLGKAQAFGEFGFEFHHRFSDRVVGALPGDGLPSRGSSQYYRVMAHRDRVIRGRRLATQDQSLVSFADGNETVRVDALGFLHYANVTVGTPSNWFLVALDTGSDLFWLPCDCTNCVRELKGPGASSLELNIYSPNASSTSAKVPCNSSLCTRGDRCASPNSNCPYQIRYLSNGTSSTGVLVEDVLHLVSNDKNSKAIPARVTLGCGQVQTGVFHDGAAPNGLFGLGLEDISVPSVLAKEGIAANSFSMCFGNDGAGRISFGDRGSVDQRETPLNIRQPHPTYNITVTQISVGGNTGDLEFDAVFDSGTSFTYLTAEAYTLITESFNSLALDKRYQTDSELPFEYCYALSPNKDSFQYPAVNLTMKGGGSYPVYHPLVVIPMKDTDVYCLGVMKIEDISIIGQNFMTGYRVVFDREKLVLGWKESDCYTGETSARALPSNRSSSSARPPASSFEPEATNIPSQRPSTSSSSYYSLSLTVSFFYFFSVLAFL, via the exons ATGGTTTTGTACTCGAGCTGTAGAATTATGCTTGTGGGTCTGATTATTATTGTGATTTCGAGCTGGGTTTTGGGTAAAGCCCAAGCCTTTGGCGAATTCGGGTTCGAATTTCACCACCGGTTCTCGGATCGGGTCGTTGGGGCTTTGCCCGGAGATGGGTTGCCTAGTCGAGGCTCTTCTCAGTATTACAGAGTGATGGCTCATCGCGATAGAGTGATCAGAGGGCGTAGGCTCGCGACCCAAGACCAGTCCCTCGTCAGTTTCGCTGACGGCAATGAGACTGTTCGTGTCGACGCACTTGGATT TTTGCATTACGCGAATGTGACGGTCGGGACGCCGTCTAATTGGTTTCTGGTTGCGTTAGATACTGGAAGTGACTTGTTTTGGTTGCCCTGTGATTGTACCAATTGTGTTCGTGAACTCAAAGGACCTGGTGCCTCG AGCTTGGAGCTCAATATTTATAGCCCTAATGCATCGTCAACAAGTGCTAAAGTTCCTTGTAATAGCTCTTTATGCACAAGAGGTGACCGATGCGCTTCCCCAAATAGTAACTGCCCATACCAGATACGGTATCTTTCAAACGGTACCTCTTCTACTGGAGTCTTGGTTGAAGATGTCCTTCACTTAGTTTCAAACGACAAAAACTCCAAAGCTATTCCTGCTCGCGTTACCTTGGG ATGTGGTCAAGTTCAGACCGGTGTGTTCCACGATGGTGCAGCTCCAAACGGTCTTTTCGGGCTTGGCTTAGAAGACATATCGGTTCCGAGCGTATTAGCTAAGGAAGGAATCGCAGCAAACTCGTTCTCAATGTGTTTTGGAAACGATGGAGCTGGTAGGATCAGTTTCGGAGATAGAGGTAGCGTAGACCAACGAGAAACACCATTGAACATTAGACAACCACA TCCGACTTACAACATCACCGTCACTCAAATAAGCGTTGGAGGAAACACCGGGGATCTTGAATTTGATGCTGTTTTTGACTCTGGAACCTCGTTTACCTATCTTACTGCTGAAGCTTACACCCTTATTACAGAAAGT TTTAATTCTCTAGCTCTGGACAAACGTTATCAGACTGACTCCGAGTTACCTTTTGAGTACTGTTATGCATTAAG CCCAAACAAAGACAGCTTCCAGTATCCAGCTGTGAATCTGACAATGAAAGGCGGGGGCTCATATCCTGTTTATCACCCTTTAGTAGTGATCCCCATGAAG GACACAGATGTCTACTGTTTAGGCGTCATGAAGATCGAAGACATTAGCATTATTGGAC AGAACTTCATGACTGGCTATCGTGTCGTGTTTGACCGTGAGAAACTGGTTCTTGGCTGGAAAGAATCTGATT GTTACACTGGTGAGACATCGGCTAGGGCGCTTCCATCGAACCGTTCTTCTTCATCTGCTAGACCGCCAGCTTCTTCGTTTGAGCCAGAGGCCACTAACATACCATCTCAAAGACCAAGCACCTCGTCTTCCTCTTATTATTCTCTCTCGCTCACAGTTTCATTCTTTTACTTCTTCTCAGTTTTGGCCTTCCTTTGA
- the LOC103845923 gene encoding LOW QUALITY PROTEIN: receptor-like protein 6 (The sequence of the model RefSeq protein was modified relative to this genomic sequence to represent the inferred CDS: inserted 2 bases in 2 codons; substituted 1 base at 1 genomic stop codon), with protein sequence MLSFFLRTIVLLLFLSLNLFGTFASLTPNLCPLDQRDALIDLKTEFKIRKPDEFLDYDGNSMNVTSYPKTESWANSISDCCNWEGVTCDTKSGKVIGLDLSCSCLHGRLEPNSSLFQLQHLKSLNLAYNNFTLSPIPDKFNKLIWLETLNLSESSLKGHVPIELLQLTNLVSLDLSSSSSASNSYFAPPPALLLSIENPPLFLPLLARNLRNLRALDMSSVNISSEIPQEFSYMSSLRSLHLKNCYLIGEFPSSVFMIPNLQSIKLDHNPELRGELPVFSINNSMQVLSLLETSFSGTIPDSIGNLKXLVSLTLSESSFSGRIPSSLGELSNLSSLVLFSNGFIGEVPSSIVNLKQLTIFSVGYNKLRGNFPSGLLNLTKLRGIDLGSNEFTGFFPTNIGQLSKLEAIFAGSNFFTGSVPASLFQISSLTHIYLEDNQFSDILGLENISMLPNLQYLFLHSKSFRISSPVDFNVFSSLKQLVGLALSGIPLSTANITSDSDFSSQFRYVYLSGCNITEFPEFIRDQRNLDSLDLSNNNIKGQLPDWLWRLEELQVVKLSNNSLSGFDGSLKAVTGSQINVLDLSSNAFQGPLFIPSTSITYLFVSNNNLTGEVPQLICGLTSPTIIDLSNNNFHGYIPRCLGTYMSSLTDLNLRNNSFRGSLPDMFMHASNLRSIDVSHNRLEGKLPSSLTGCSALEVLNVEGNKISDTFPFQLNSLQKLQVLVLRSNKFHGKLHQYNGAWFGFPELKIIDASHNDFHGTLPSDYFLNWTAISSKKDNTQLHYIGDFHDYGYYTSVVLMNKGVSMALERILTIYTAIDFSGNRIHGEVPESIGLLKELHVLNLSRNAFTGHIPXSLANLTALESLDLSQNKLSGEIPPKLGDLSSLGWINISHNQLVGSIPQGTQFQRXNCSAYEGNPGLYGPSLKDICGDIHAPTSLPVSEEEEEEEEEESLSWIAARIGFAPGIVFGLTIGYIVASYKHEWFMKIFGRNKHSFTHRSHSPKH encoded by the exons ATGCTGAGCTTCTTTCTTCGCACcattgttcttcttctcttcctctctttAAACTTGTTCGGCACTTTTGCTTCTCTTACACCTAACCTCTGTCCTCTGGATCAAAGAGATGCACTAATTGACCTCAAGACGGAGTTCAAGATCCGCAAGCCTGATGAGTTTCTTGATTATGATGGTAACTCCATGAACGTCACTTCTTACCCCAAGACAGAATCATGGGCAAACAGCATCAGTGACTGTTGTAACTGGGAAGGTGTCACGTGCGATACCAAGTCAGGCAAAGTGATCGGTCTAGACCTTAGTTGCAGCTGTCTTCACGGTCGGCTAGAACCCAACTCTAGTCTTTTCCAACTGCAACATCTGAAAAGTCTGAACCTTGCTTACAACAACTTCACTCTTTCACCAATCCCAGATAAGTTCAATAAACTCATTTGGTTAGAAACACTCAATCTCTCTGAGTCTTCACTCAAAGGTCATGTTCCTATAGAGCTTCTTCAACTAACCAACTTGGTGTCTCttgatctttcttcttcttcctctgcttcTAATTCCTACTTCGCACCTCCTCCAGCTTTGCTCTTGTCCATTGAGAACCCACCATTGTTTCTCCCTCTACTTGCTAGAAACTTGAGAAACCTTAGAGCATTGGATATGAGCTCTGTAAACATTTCTTCAGAAATCCCCCAAGAGTTTTCATACATGTCGTCTCTAAGATCTCTACATCTTAAAAACTGTTACCTGATTGGAGAGTTTCCAAGCAGTGTTTTCATGATACCAAACTTACAGTCCATTAAACTAGACCACAATCCAGAACTGAGAGGGGAGCTTCCTGTGTTTTCAATAAACAACTCTATGCAAGTCTTGAGCCTTTTGGAAACATCCTTTTCAGGTACCATACCTGATTCCATTGGCAACCTCA ATTTAGTTTCTTTGACACTTTCAGAATCCAGCTTCTCTGGGAGGATCCCATCTTCACTTGGAGAGCTTTCTAACCTCTCAAGTCTTGTTCTTTTTTCAAATGGTTTCATTGGTGAAGTACCATCTTCCATTGTTAATCTAAAACAGTTGACCATCTTCAGCGTTGGGTATAATAAGCTCAGGGGAAACTTTCCATCCGGACTTCTCAACTTGACCAAACTACGTGGTATCGATCTCGGTTCCAATGAGTTCACAGGTTTTTTCCCAACTAACATTGGCCAACTCTCCAAACTGGAAGCCATTTTCGCCGGTAGTAACTTCTTTACAGGATCAGTTCCTGCATCCCTTTTCCAAATCTCTTCACTGACCCACATCTATTTGGAGGATAACCAGTTCAGTGATATCCTTGGATTAGAGAATATATCCATGTTACCTAATTTACAGTATCTCTTCCTTCACTCGAAGAGTTTCAGAATCAGTAGTCCAGTTGACTTTAACGTCTTCTCTTCCCTCAAACAGCTAGTAGGACTAGCTCTCTCAGGCATCCCTCTTTCAACAGCAAACATCACCTCTGATTCGGACTTTTCATCGCAGTTTCGATATGTGTACTTGTCAGGCTGCAACATCACTGAGTTCCCTGAGTTCATAAGAGACCAAAGAAATCTGGATTCTCTAGACCTTTCCAACAACAATATCAAAGGTCAATTACCGGACTGGTTATGGAGACTAGAAGAGTTGCAAGTTGTGAAACTTTCTAACAACTCCTTAAGCGGTTTTGATGGATCTCTGAAAGCTGTAACTGGAAGTCAGATTAATGTGCTAGATCTAAGCTCAAACGCTTTCCAAGGACCACTCTTCATCCCATCCACGTCTATAACCTACTTGTTTGTCTCTAACAACAACTTGACTGGAGAGGTGCCTCAGTTGATTTGTGGACTGACTTCTCCTACCATCATAGATCTATCAAACAACAACTTCCACGGCTACATTCCTCGGTGTTTAGGGACGTACATGAGTTCTCTTACGGATCTAAATCTTCGTAACAATAGCTTCAGAGGAAGTCTTCCGGATATGTTTATGCACGCCAGCAACTTAAGGTCCATTGACGTCAGCCACAACAGATTGGAGGGAAAACTTCCTTCATCTCTTACCGGTTGTTCTGCTCTGGAAGTTCTAAACGTGGAGGGAAACAAAATCAGTGACACATTTCCATTCCAGTTGAATTCATTGCAGAAGCTACAAGTTCTTGTCCTTCGGTCAAACAAGTTTCACGGCAAGTTACATCAGTACAATGGGGCATGGTTCGGATTTCCTGAACTGAAAATCATTGATGCATCACATAACGACTTCCACGGCACGTTGCCATCTGATTACTTCCTCAACTGGACTGCAATATCTTCGAAGAAAGACAATACACAGCTGCACTACATTGGGGACTTTCATGACTACGGCTACTACACTTCGGTGGTGTTGATGAATAAAGGAGTATCAATGGCACTGGAGCGTATCCTCACAATCTACACAGCCATTGATTTCTCTGGAAACAGGATCCATGGAGAAGTACCTGAATCTATTGGTCTGTTGAAGGAGTTACATGTACTCAACTTGTCAAGAAATGCTTTCACGGGACACATCCCATAGTCTTTGGCAAACCTCACCGCGCTGGAATCACTGGATCTATCGCAAAACAAGCTTTCTGGTGAGATCCCTCCAAAGCTCGGGGACCTTTCTTCCCTAGGGTGGATAAACATTTCACATAATCAGCTTGTGGGTTCAATACCACAAGGTACACAGTTTCAAC CAAACTGCTCTGCCTACGAGGGAAACCCTGGACTTTATGGTCCTTCCCTTAAGGATATTTGTGGAGATATCCATGCGCCAACATCACTGCCGgtttcagaagaagaagaggaggaggaggaagaggaaagTTTGAGTTGGATAGCAGCAAGGATAGGCTTTGCACCTGGAATTGTATTCGGATTGACCATCGGATACATAGTGGCTTCATACAAGCATGAGTGGTTCATGAAGATTTTTGGCAGAAACAAGCACTCGTTTACTCATCGATCACACTCCCCTAAGCATTGA
- the LOC103845924 gene encoding NEP1-interacting protein 2 gives MASYYRFQSGFCPLSPCPSLLLGNFVERIKDACHFLVSAVLGTIISAVLTFFFSLVGTLLGALTGALIGQETESGFIRGAAIGAITGAVFSIEVFESSLDLWKSDESCFGCLLYLIDVIVSLLSGRLVRERIGPAMLSAVQSQMGALDAPYDDLSSLFETGGAKGLTGDLVEKIPKLTITDNNNTDASENRDSCSVCLQDFQLGETVRSLPHCHHMFHLPCIDKWLLRHGSCPMCRHDL, from the exons ATGGCATCTTATTACAGATTCCAATCTGGGTTTTGTCCTCTCTCGCCTTGtccctctcttcttcttggAAACTTCGTCGAACGGATCAAAGACGCTTGTCATTTCCTCGTCTCCGCTGTTCTTGGCACCATCATCTCCGCCGTCttgaccttcttcttctccctaG TGGGCACATTGTTAGGGGCACTTACAGGAGCTTTGATAGGCCAAGAAACAGAGAGCGGGTTCATCAGAGGAGCAGCCATTGGAGCCATCACAGGAGCTGTGTTCTCCATAGAGGTCTTTGAATCGTCCCTCGATCTTTGGAAATCTGATGAGTCTTGTTTCGGATGCCTTCTCTACTTG attgaTGTTATTGTTAGTCTTCTAAGCGGGAGACTCGTAAGGGAGCGAATAGGTCCTGCAATGCTAAGTGCAGTGCAAAGTcaa ATGGGAGCTTTGGATGCACCCTATGACGATCTCTCGAGCCTATTTGAGACAGGAGGCGCAAAGGGTTTAACAGGAGACCTTGTTGAGAAGATCCCAAAGTTGACAATCACTGACAACAATAACACAGATGCCTCTGAGAACAGAGACTCCTGTTCTGTTTGTCTTCAG GATTTCCAGCTCGGTGAGACAGTAAGAAGCTTGCCTCATTGTCATCACATGTTCCACTTACCTTGCATAGACAAATGGCTCCTCAGGCACGGTTCTTGTCCTATGTGTAGACATGACCTTTAA